In Plasmodium gaboni strain SY75 chromosome 7, whole genome shotgun sequence, the following are encoded in one genomic region:
- a CDS encoding Cg8 protein: MLLYQNLRKEGNNIFFYLNKQNGKNIFRRYVASQPLGINIPDPPPREYLPNGEPKTYRLNQRYYNHKYDWERWTLRPAGVFHTYVYGEFAKDHKPLLAWLLQYPIPLAFIPYFLFAFGLSFAFHHISYLGIKPKRFTVEWVEANKERERAENTNPITRYLDRRRKERGPHWILEDFLPSHPCYLHMSKYHHDTELLRKMEEEAAEKEGESEEQTEEEQEDLTESEDDDN; encoded by the coding sequence ATGCTATTATATCAAAATTTGCGAAAGGAGGGtaataacatttttttttatttaaataaacaaaatggtaaaaacatttttagAAGATACGTTGCATCTCAACCTTTAGGAATAAATATACCTGACCCACCCCCAAGAGAATATTTACCAAACGGTGAACCCAAAACATATAGATTAAATCAGAgatattataatcataaGTATGATTGGGAAAGATGGACATTAAGACCAGCAGGAGTTTTTCATACTTATGTCTATGGAGAATTTGCAAAAGATCATAAACCTTTATTAGCATGGTTACTTCAGTATCCAATTCCCTTGGCATTTAttccttattttttatttgcCTTTGGATTATCTTTTGCATTTCACCATATTTCATACCTTGGTATAAAACCAAAAAGATTCACAGTAGAATGGGTAGAAGCTAATAAGGAAAGAGAAAGAGCAGAAAATACTAACCCAATTACAAGATATCTTGATAGAAGACGAAAAGAAAGAGGACCACATTGGATACTCGAGGACTTTTTACCAAGTCATCCATGTTATTTACATATGAGTAAATATCATCACGATACAGAACTTCTACGAAAAATGGAAGAAGAAGCTGCTGAAAAAGAAGGAGAAAGTGAAGAACAAACGGAAGAGGAACAAGAAGATTTAACTGAATCGGAGGATGATGATaattaa
- a CDS encoding heat shock protein 86 family protein has translation MISDVSNIKEEESYSSKKDEGSSEEKKNISLRASHKNDDSEENVEDKEVKEVDKKHLELKEKLKMWKTSVSKQNDSMNKNEIVQLAKMSNKEKTREEIKRRLEKYKREHKIYDEDEEENDEGHDNKYFKNKNNSIYTSKNEDINKYYSKKENNKKKKRSTSHSSVENNSIKYNDKKYYQSKSIDSNNSSFSKKREYSHYKKKRKHSSNNSYMDYHKDKRRDTHNKRRRSYSYSSSSGFVETKKNKIKKKTSNVINSDSNSDSNSNSSSIRISNSYSSNYKNHRKSRSNDSYNDNSSYKKSKLKKSYKYDNNHRQSKYNNNNNKNDHHMLKYYHDDDLNNKHIKKHKDHVHHYNHKDTDKNSKYLYNNITKERIEKKYHRIPLGYHTTKESWNNYTNWLQKKNDYRFSLPFDEHKIFRKSSSLSPTTWENFVNPSEEDEKEEKEEKSEKLENETKHREKKKKRKKEKEKEKEKRKNKEKRKNRRSSSDDSASIFMSCTTDEKNSNKSSSRSDEKVEKDIDKKKKHKHKHKHRHKHKHKHKHKHKSKDKSKDKSQDRRKHKKKEKKNKEKDKKNKHHSEESSSDTYNRNKTKKESDESSNEEGSSTSATSLSFLCEGYDSLDDNKYLISNHKLKEQEENVNNNKKLIKENNNHLSDSSQNSKENSNKHKEKKKKKEKEKIKKKDNIDEEEDTENNIDDKNYTYKQNEEMNNNESNNSSDNESIGPKPLDVNVKLATKQIDYGVAMMPGEGQAIAQFVQKGKRIPRRGEVGLSAEAIENFESLGYVMSGSRHKRMNAIRMRKENQVYSAEEQRALAMYNYEERANRENALINDLKEILRKQNESILSEEKNE, from the coding sequence ATGATTAGTGATGTGTCgaatataaaagaagaGGAATCATATTCTTCGAAAAAAGATGAAGGTAGTTcagaagaaaaaaaaaatatatcattaagAGCTAGCCATAAAAATGACGATTCGGAAGAAAATGTAGAAGATAAAGAAGTAAAAGAAGTAGACAAAAAACATCTGGAACTTAAAgagaaattaaaaatgtgGAAAACTAGTGTTTCTAAACAAAATGACAGtatgaataaaaatgaaattgTCCAACTAGCTAAAATGAgtaataaagaaaaaactagagaagaaattaaaagaagattagaaaaatataaaagagaacataaaatatatgatgaagatgaggaagaaaatgatgaagggcatgataataaatattttaaaaataaaaataattcgATATATACAtcaaaaaatgaagatattaataagtattattcaaaaaaagaaaataataaaaaaaaaaaaagaagcACAAGTCATAGCTCTGTAGAAAATAATagtataaaatataatgataaaaaatattatcaaagTAAAAGTATTGatagtaataatagtagtttttctaaaaaaagagaatatagtcattataaaaaaaaaagaaagcATTCATCTAATAATAGTTATATGGATTACCATAAAGATAAAAGGAGAGATACTCATAACAAAAGAAGAAGATCATATAGTTATTCATCTAGTTCTGGTTTTGTtgaaacaaaaaaaaataaaataaaaaaaaaaacaagtAATGTTATTAATAGTGATAGTAATAGTGatagtaatagtaatagtaGTAGTATTCGTATTAGTAATAGTTATAGTagtaattataaaaatcatAGGAAGAGTCGCTCGAATGATTCCTATAATGATAATTCATcgtataaaaaaagtaaattaaaaaaatcatataaatatgataataacCATAGACAATctaaatataataataacaataataagAATGATCATCATAtgttaaaatattatcatgatgatgatttaaataataaacacataaaaaaacataaagATCATGTACATCATTATAATCATAAAGACACAGataaaaattcaaaatatttatataacaatataacaaaagaaagaatcgaaaaaaaatatcatagAATACCATTAGGATATCATACTACAAAAGAATCTTGGAATAATTACACAAACTGgttacaaaaaaaaaatgattataGGTTTAGTTTACCTTTTGATgaacataaaatatttagaAAGTCTAGTTCTCTCTCTCCAACTACGTGGGAAAATTTTGTTAATCCTTCAGAAGAGgatgaaaaagaagaaaaagaagaaaaatcagaaaaattagaaaatgaaacaaaacatagagaaaaaaaaaaaaaaagaaaaaaagaaaaagaaaaagaaaaagaaaaaagaaaaaataaagaaaaaagaaaaaatcGTCGCTCATCATCAGATGATTCAGCATCCATTTTTATGTCGTGCACAActgatgaaaaaaattctaATAAAAGTTCAAGTCGCAGTGATGAAAAGGTAGAAAAAGatatagataaaaaaaaaaagcatAAACATAAACATAAACATAGACATAAACACAAACACAAACATAAACACAAACATAAATCCAAAGATAAATCAAAAGATAAATCACAAGATAGAAGAAAgcataaaaaaaaggaaaagaaaaataaagaaaaagacaaaaaaaataaacatcATTCTGAAGAATCATCTTCAGATACTTACAATAgaaataaaacaaaaaaagaatcTGACGAATCCTCAAATGAGGAAGGATCTTCTACTTCAGCAACATCCTTATCCTTCCTTTGTGAAGGATATGATTCATtagatgataataaatatttaataagtaatcataaattaaaagaacaagaagaaaatgttaataataataaaaagttaataaaggaaaataataacCATTTAAGTGACTCAAGTCAAAATAGTAAAGAAAATTCAAATAAACATAAAgagaagaagaaaaaaaaggaaaaggaaaaaataaaaaaaaaagataacatcgatgaagaagaagatacagaaaataatattgatgataaaaattatacatataaacaaaatgaagaaaTGAATAACAATGAGTCAAATAATTCATCAGACAATGAAAGTATAGGTCCTAAACCTTTAGATGTTAATGTAAAGCTAGCTACAAAACAAATAGATTATGGTGTTGCTATGATGCCAGGAGAAGGACAAGCAATAGCTCAGTTTGTTCAAAAAGGTAAGAGGATACCAAGAAGAGGAGAAGTTGGTTTATCAGCTGAAGCTATTGAAAATTTTGAAAGCCTTGGTTATGTTATGAGTGGATCAAGACATAAAAGAATGAATGCTATTCGTATGAGAAAAGAAAATCAAGTATATAGTGCAGAAGAACAAAGAGCATTAGCTATGTATAATTATGAAGAGAGAGCTAATAGAGAAAATGCTTTAATTAATGActtaaaagaaatattaagaaaacaaaatgaaagTATATTATCAGAAGagaaaaatgaataa
- a CDS encoding putative inner membrane complex protein 1d, with protein MELFQDNKINNPGNIEINQGDGVIKKENDLHISVIKPITKKTIHCDNTKNKMKINSFYKPVELVEEIKNYVQKGDTHLVKLYEDFKNKKDKKVKMKNEYITNLKKLHILNMINNNKKKGIECGVNKNNIVHFNLFNEHEDVTPKIETVYIPKLEKNIEVVNHLKENVNVDYTYMVPKPVVIPIEVPILKFRDHFKIIPIRKKIIPVIKYTDNIIYVDCCVEKPYIVYENVIIPVPCDIPIEQKKYIDKVPPI; from the exons ATGGAGCTTTTTCAAGAcaacaaaataaat aATCCTGGAAATATTGAAATTAACCAAGGTGATGGAGTGATTAAAAAAGAGAACGATTTACATATCAGTGTAATTAAACcaataacaaaaaaaacaattCATTGTGATAATAccaaaaacaaaatgaaaattaaTTCCTTTTATAAACCAGTAGAATTAGTTgaggaaataaaaaattatgttcAAAAGGGTGATACTCATCTTGTGAAACTATACGAAGATTTTAAGAACAAGAAAGataaaaaagtaaaaatgaaaaatgagtatataacaaatttaaaaaagttgcatattttaaatatgattaataataataagaagaaAGGAATTGAATGTGgtgtaaataaaaataatattgttcattttaatttatttaatgaaCATGAAGATGTAACACCTAAAATAGAAACGGTGTATATACCAAAgttagaaaaaaatatcgAAGTAGTAAATcatttaaaagaaaatgtaaatgttgattatacatatatggTACCAAAACCAGTTGTTATTCCTATTGAAGTTCCTATATTAAAATTTCGTGAtcattttaaaataataccaataagaaaaaaaattatacctgttataaaatatactgataatattatttatgtagATTGTTGTGTCGAAAAACCATACATTGTATATGAAAATGTGATCATACCTGTTCCTTGTGATATTCCTAttgaacaaaaaaaatatattgacAAAGTACCACCCATATAA
- a CDS encoding Cg3 protein gives MNKLLFNNLNKIYNNKKYGYNRFSVFNKIYTSRNYKKRKNIFYKRFMTSDYNSMSNKVENENDNKKKSKKKNIFLTWKCLGVNLLLTIPALYLYQYEKNKKKSVIKTTMESIGKPLIGGDFTLINHHGNIITNKSFKDKFCLIYFGFTYCPDICPQELEKQTIVIEKIHKKYGDIITPIFISVDPQRDTVAQINYYCKSFSPKLIGLTGTKELIKHVSKLFRVYYNENVTDINYSKENESISKNDKYNYLIDHSIIHYLLDTNGNFLDFFGKNATTSEMVDKISQYIDEHMHKQKNYTKNVIGIQA, from the coding sequence atgaataagctgctttttaataatttaaacaaaatatataataataaaaaatatggataTAACCGTTTTAGTGtgtttaataaaatttatacTAGTcgaaattataaaaaaagaaaaaatatattttacaaaaGATTTATGACAAGTGATTATAATAGTATGAGTAATAAAGTTGAgaatgaaaatgataataaaaaaaagtcgaaaaaaaaaaatatttttttaacatGGAAATGTTTAGGtgttaatttattattgaCCATACCAgcattatatttatatcaatatgaaaagaataaaaaaaaaagtgtTATAAAAACTACAATGGAGAGTATAGGCAAGCCTTTAATAGGGGGTGATTTTACTTTAATAAATCATCATGgcaatattattacaaataaatcttttaaagataaattttgtttaatttattttggTTTTACATATTGTCCTGATATATGTCCACAAGAGTTAGAAAAACAAACTATAGTAATAGAAAAgatacataaaaaatatggagatataataacacctatatttatatctgTAGATCCACAAAGAGATACAGTAGCAcaaattaattattattgtaaATCTTTTAGTCCTAAATTAATTGGATTAACTGGAACaaaagaattaataaaacatgtttctaaattatttcgtgtttattataatgaaaatgttactgatataaattattcaaaagaaaatgaatCTATATCGAAAAAcgataaatataattatctaATTGATCATTCTATTATTCACTATCTATTAGATACTAATGGTAATTTTCTTGATTTTTTTGGAAAAAATGCAACAACTAGCGAAATGGTCGATAAAATTTCTCAATATATAGATGAACACATGCATAAgcaaaaaaattataccAAAAATGTAATTGGTATACAAGcataa